A genomic segment from Nicotiana tabacum cultivar K326 chromosome 7, ASM71507v2, whole genome shotgun sequence encodes:
- the LOC142162423 gene encoding uncharacterized protein LOC142162423, producing MEHSVRVSLLEKSKLGFVIGRYSKDKFDSSLHELWEKCNAIVLSWIMNLVSNELLSGMVYATSAQKVWNDLRETFDKVNGSRILYLHRQIATLNQDISSVSLYFSKLKELWAEFDALSCNQIMMMSPTPSINKVYAVIVSEESRRSLTPHTHVPEINEGIVLFSNNGGYRATNSHNPGNTIMYNNKGGSSSSGPVFSGKVERIGREDSGLYRNSSKDVSKSIAVNTIIDSRINVDLWHKRLVHVSLSTLKKMKEFQFVELDKSEGHCVVCPLAKRSRLPFPLSNTVSTTYFHTIHGDVWGPYRVPTYDGKRLLQSFGIIHQSSCVYTPQQNGVSERRHKYILDTARALRFQASVPLKFWGEFLNLTNIPSTTPSISSISETVESAGLASDTVMPEAIVQPPVTVALTAYLAVAEPKSYSEAVKHKQWVEVMQSEIVKYTALGAVERYKVRLVAKGYIQHEGLDYTESFSPVAIMVTVRSVIAIVAAKHWPIYQMDVHNVFLQGDLLEKVYMEIPQGFASQGGSPKVCKLHKFMA from the exons ATGGAACATTCTGTGCGAGTTAGTTTACTAGAAAAGAGCAAATTAGGATTTGTCATTGGTAGGTATTCTAAGGACAAATTTGATTCGTCTTTACATGAGCTGTGGGAGAAGTGTAATGCTATAGTGCTTTCATGGATAATGAATTTGGTTAGCAATGAATTACTAAGTGGTATGGTGTATGCTACGAGTGCTCAGAAGGTTTGGAATGATCTTAGGGAAACTTTTGATAAAGTAAATGGATCTAGAATTTTGTATCTTCATAGACAAATAGCCACCTTAAATCAGGATATCTCATCAGTTTCACTCTATTTCTCAAAACTGAAGGAATTGTGGGCAGAATTTGATGCCTTGTCCTG TAATCAGATTATGATGATGTCACCAACTCCTTCAATTAATAAGGTATATGCTGTTATAGTATCTGAGGAAAGTAGGAGATCATTGACTCCCCACACACATGTGCCTGAGATAAATGAAGGAATAGTCTTGTTTAGCAATAATGGAGGTTATAGGGCTACTAACTCACACAATCCTGGCAATACTATCATGTACAATAACAAAGGAGGATCCTCTAGTTCAGGACCT GTTTTCAGTGGCAAAGTGGAGAGGATTGGTAGAGAGGACAGTGGTCTATAT CGTAATTCTTCAAAAGATGTCTCAAAGTCTATTGCTGTAAATACAATAATTGACAGTAGAATAAATGTAGACCTTTGGCATAAACGACTAGTCCATGTGTCACTTAgtactttgaaaaaaatgaaggAGTTTCAGTTTGTAGAACTTGATAAATCTGAAGGTCATTGTGTTGTTTGTCCATTAGCTAAACGATCAAGACTGCCATTTCCTTTGAGTAATACTGTTTCTACTACTTACTTTCATACTATTCATGGAGATGTTTGGGGCCCTTACAGAGTTCCTACATATGATGGTAAAAG ACTTCTTCAATCTTTTGGAATCATTCATCAGAGTTCTTGTGTCTACACTCCTCAGCAAAATGGAGTATCAGAAAGGAGACACAAATATATTCTAGACACTGCAAGAGCCTTGAGGTTCCAAGCATCAGTTCCTCTAAAGTTCTGGGGAGAAT TCCTAAACTTAACCAATATTCCTTCCACTACTCCTTCTATTTCATCCATATCAGAAACTGTTGAATCTGCTGGGTTGGCCTCAGACACTGTCATGCCAGAAGCAATTGTTCAACCTCCTGTCAC TGTTGCTCTTACTGCTTATTTAGCTGTTGCAGAGCCTAAGTCTTATTCTGAAGCTGTGAAGCATAAACAATGGGTAGAGGTTATGCAATCAGAGATT GTGAAGTACACTGCCTTAGGAGCTGTGGAGAGGTATAAAGTCAGGCTAGTGGCTAAGGGTTATATCCAACATGAGGGACTAGATTACACAGAATCTTTCTCCCCTGTGGCCATAATGGTCACAGTGAGATCTGTCATTGCTATTGTAGCAGCCAAGCATTGGCCTATCTACCAAATGGATGTCCACAATGTTTTTTTGCAAGGTGACCTTCTAGAGAAAGTTTACATGGAGATTCCTCAGGGCTTTGCAAGCCAGGGAGGGAGTCCTAAGGTTTGCAAACTTCACAAGTTTATGGCCTGA